The Cloacibacillus sp. An23 genome includes a window with the following:
- the trmFO gene encoding methylenetetrahydrofolate--tRNA-(uracil(54)-C(5))-methyltransferase (FADH(2)-oxidizing) TrmFO, which produces MSQTCKTVTVAGGGLSGSEAAWQLARRGVKVRLYEMRPNKMTPAHETGLLGELVCSNSLGGEKTTTTAGILKAELSRMGSLIMECAERSRVPAGNALAVDREGFAAMIDEKISNHPNIELVREELTELPEEPAIIATGPLTSAAMAEKLASLTGEEFLYFYDAVAPIVDVSTVDMTKAFKANRYGDEGDYINCPMNEEEYKIFWRELVNAETAPRHDFEVEQMRHFDGCLPVEVIAKRGEQTLLFGPLRPVGFEAANRGETPYAVVQLRQDNSEGTLFNIVGFQTNLKWGEQERVFRLIPALRGAEFVRKGVMHRNLFVCAPRVLDGCLRFNGREALYIAGQASGVEGYLESTATGLAAAVFAYAQLRGEAMPEFPKETAVGSLLNYLRTALPESFQPMNVNLGIFPRLGKKKIRKRTERCEAYARRSLEALGRFIEERAELFPA; this is translated from the coding sequence ATGTCACAGACATGTAAGACCGTCACCGTCGCGGGCGGCGGACTCTCCGGCTCCGAGGCCGCGTGGCAGCTCGCGCGGCGCGGCGTGAAGGTGCGCCTCTACGAGATGCGCCCGAACAAGATGACCCCTGCGCACGAGACGGGGCTGCTCGGCGAGCTCGTATGCAGCAACTCGCTCGGCGGGGAAAAGACTACCACGACCGCGGGGATACTGAAGGCCGAACTCTCGCGCATGGGCAGCCTCATAATGGAATGCGCGGAGCGCTCGCGCGTCCCCGCCGGCAACGCGCTCGCCGTCGACCGCGAGGGCTTCGCCGCGATGATAGACGAAAAAATTTCAAATCACCCGAACATCGAGCTCGTGCGCGAGGAGCTGACGGAACTCCCCGAAGAGCCCGCCATAATCGCGACCGGGCCGCTCACGAGCGCGGCGATGGCGGAAAAGCTGGCTTCGCTGACGGGCGAGGAATTTCTGTACTTCTACGACGCGGTCGCGCCGATAGTAGACGTATCCACCGTCGATATGACGAAGGCGTTCAAGGCAAACCGCTACGGCGACGAGGGCGACTACATCAACTGCCCGATGAACGAAGAAGAATACAAAATCTTCTGGCGCGAACTAGTGAACGCCGAGACGGCGCCGCGCCACGATTTCGAGGTGGAGCAGATGCGCCACTTCGACGGCTGTCTGCCCGTCGAGGTCATAGCGAAACGCGGCGAGCAGACGCTGCTCTTCGGCCCGCTGCGCCCCGTCGGCTTCGAAGCGGCGAACCGGGGAGAAACTCCATACGCCGTCGTGCAGCTGCGGCAGGACAACAGCGAAGGGACGCTCTTCAACATCGTCGGCTTCCAGACAAACCTCAAATGGGGCGAGCAGGAGCGCGTCTTCCGCCTCATCCCCGCGCTGCGCGGCGCCGAGTTCGTGCGCAAGGGCGTGATGCACAGAAACCTCTTCGTCTGCGCGCCGCGCGTGCTTGACGGCTGCCTGCGCTTCAACGGGCGTGAAGCGCTCTACATAGCGGGACAGGCCTCCGGCGTCGAAGGCTACCTTGAAAGCACTGCGACGGGGCTGGCCGCCGCAGTATTCGCCTATGCGCAGCTTCGCGGCGAAGCCATGCCCGAATTCCCGAAAGAGACCGCCGTCGGCTCTCTGCTGAACTACCTGCGCACGGCGCTGCCGGAGAGCTTCCAGCCGATGAACGTCAACCTCGGCATATTCCCGCGCCTCGGCAAGAAAAAGATACGCAAACGTACCGAGCGCTGCGAGGCGTACGCGCGCCGCTCGCTCGAAGCGCTCGGCAGATTCATCGAGGAACGCGCGGAGCTCTTCCCCGCATAA
- a CDS encoding tyrosine recombinase XerC, with amino-acid sequence MTENISESIELYINYLRALGKSENTLINYRVDLRHFSDYLDGQGISDVSEIDARAVRIFLSSILGVGEAKTSASRRLSAVRGFTAWLADTGKAAGDASAGMKGPKKPEALPRAITYADVDRLLTQGPDETSEYYRRDRLVLELLYGAGLRVSELIGLTWDNVELDERVLRVMGKGSKERLAPFGVPAQRLLAEWRDITCVEAESPVFPSDKGAERLTVRTVGRIVTRAARRAGLHGVTPHTLRHCYATHMLENGAPLKVVQELLGHDSIAATQRYLKITPSQIKKSYTSAHPLASAEESADSVEEA; translated from the coding sequence ATGACGGAGAATATTTCTGAGAGCATCGAGCTATACATAAACTATCTGCGCGCTCTCGGCAAGTCGGAGAACACGCTGATAAATTATCGGGTAGATTTGCGGCACTTCAGCGATTATCTCGATGGGCAGGGAATAAGCGACGTTTCTGAGATAGACGCCAGAGCCGTGAGGATATTTCTAAGCAGCATACTCGGCGTCGGCGAAGCCAAGACTTCCGCCTCGCGCAGGCTTTCGGCGGTCCGCGGATTCACAGCCTGGCTCGCCGATACTGGAAAGGCGGCCGGCGACGCGTCCGCAGGCATGAAAGGACCGAAGAAACCGGAAGCCCTGCCTCGCGCAATAACGTACGCCGACGTCGACAGGCTTCTGACGCAGGGGCCGGACGAGACCTCGGAGTATTACAGGCGCGACAGGCTCGTGCTCGAGCTTCTTTACGGGGCCGGGCTGCGCGTCTCTGAGCTCATAGGACTGACGTGGGACAACGTTGAGCTTGATGAGCGCGTGCTGCGCGTAATGGGAAAGGGCTCGAAGGAACGCCTTGCCCCTTTCGGCGTTCCGGCACAGAGGCTGCTTGCAGAGTGGCGCGACATCACATGCGTGGAGGCGGAAAGTCCCGTCTTCCCGTCGGACAAGGGGGCCGAGCGGCTCACCGTCAGGACGGTCGGCAGAATCGTCACGCGCGCCGCGCGGCGGGCCGGACTGCACGGCGTCACGCCCCACACTCTGCGCCACTGCTACGCCACGCACATGCTGGAGAACGGGGCGCCTCTCAAGGTCGTGCAGGAACTTCTCGGCCATGACAGCATCGCTGCGACGCAGCGCTATCTGAAGATAACTCCGTCGCAGATTAAGAAAAGCTACACGTCGGCTCATCCGCTCGCATCGGCGGAAGAGAGCGCCGATTCAGTCGAAGAGGCATAA
- the codY gene encoding GTP-sensing pleiotropic transcriptional regulator CodY, whose translation MNTPRELIENRPKITDESAMQDLLEKTRVVSRVLQARKDRGIPDYPKLARLLCDLSAANTYIISKDGRILGYAWTSEYDCPLMAEILINGEMPPAYVEKANQIHESVLNHTDHGLCAYADQPCAYSNKHVVMVPINGAGDRLGTLILARFGYPFDTRDLVLAEYLSTVVGLEILNDRGKSIEERGRERLVVQMAMRALSYSEVESVRHIIEDLGGPEGVVVASKVADRVGVTRSVIVNALRKLGSAGIIESRSLGMKGTYIKVLSPLFLEELGITPSK comes from the coding sequence ATGAACACACCCAGAGAACTTATCGAGAACCGTCCTAAGATAACAGACGAATCCGCAATGCAGGACCTTCTTGAGAAAACGCGAGTCGTAAGCCGCGTACTCCAGGCGCGCAAGGATCGCGGCATCCCAGATTACCCGAAGCTCGCGCGGCTTCTGTGCGACCTTTCGGCGGCGAACACGTACATCATCAGCAAGGATGGGCGCATACTCGGCTATGCATGGACGAGCGAGTACGACTGCCCGCTAATGGCCGAGATACTGATAAACGGAGAAATGCCGCCGGCCTATGTGGAAAAGGCGAACCAGATACACGAGTCCGTGCTCAACCATACGGACCACGGCCTCTGCGCGTACGCAGACCAGCCGTGCGCATATTCAAACAAGCACGTCGTCATGGTGCCTATAAACGGCGCGGGCGACAGGCTCGGCACCCTGATACTCGCGCGCTTCGGCTATCCGTTCGACACGCGCGACCTCGTCCTCGCAGAATATCTCTCGACGGTCGTCGGGCTCGAGATTCTCAACGACCGCGGCAAATCCATCGAGGAGCGCGGACGCGAGCGCCTCGTCGTTCAGATGGCGATGCGCGCGCTTTCATATTCCGAGGTCGAGTCCGTCCGCCATATCATAGAAGATCTCGGCGGGCCGGAGGGCGTCGTCGTAGCCAGCAAGGTAGCCGACCGCGTCGGCGTCACCAGAAGCGTCATAGTCAACGCGCTGCGGAAGCTCGGGAGCGCCGGCATAATCGAAAGCCGGAGCCTCGGCATGAAGGGCACGTACATAAAGGTGCTGAGCCCGCTCTTCCTTGAAGAGCTCGGCATCACGCCGTCGAAATAG
- a CDS encoding response regulator: protein MKARVLIADDSVHMRMILKEMLVRCGCEVVGEAEDGAEAVRMYDELMPDVATLDISMPKMDGIAALKAIKAKHPNARLVTVGAMNQQKLVIEAVRAGTSGFFLKPFQSERVAEAIERALK from the coding sequence ATGAAGGCGAGAGTTCTTATAGCCGACGATTCCGTGCATATGCGGATGATATTGAAGGAAATGCTTGTGCGCTGCGGCTGCGAGGTCGTGGGGGAGGCCGAGGACGGCGCGGAGGCCGTCCGGATGTATGACGAGCTGATGCCTGACGTCGCGACGCTCGACATCAGCATGCCGAAGATGGACGGCATCGCGGCTCTCAAGGCGATAAAGGCGAAGCATCCAAACGCGAGGCTGGTCACGGTCGGCGCGATGAATCAGCAGAAGCTCGTCATCGAAGCGGTCCGCGCGGGGACGTCAGGCTTTTTCCTGAAGCCGTTCCAGTCCGAGCGCGTGGCGGAGGCAATCGAACGGGCGCTGAAATAG
- a CDS encoding S1 RNA-binding domain-containing protein produces the protein MAEKLAAAAPAVSVGETVSGTVEHIAPYGAFVRLESGQKAMVHISELSHNYVKKVEDVLEQGQTVTAKVIKIDDKGRIDLSIKAMQVREMRPPARREEDFEKKLAGFMKFSDEKIADLNSKSKDPRGSKRRSGNSFSGRR, from the coding sequence ATGGCAGAGAAGTTGGCGGCAGCGGCGCCCGCTGTAAGCGTAGGGGAAACGGTCAGCGGAACGGTGGAGCACATCGCGCCCTATGGGGCTTTCGTGAGGCTCGAATCGGGGCAGAAGGCGATGGTCCATATCTCGGAGCTTTCCCACAACTACGTGAAAAAGGTGGAGGACGTGCTCGAGCAGGGACAGACGGTGACGGCGAAGGTCATCAAGATAGACGACAAGGGACGCATCGACCTGTCCATCAAGGCAATGCAGGTCCGCGAAATGCGCCCGCCGGCGCGCCGCGAAGAGGATTTTGAAAAGAAGCTCGCTGGATTCATGAAGTTCAGCGACGAAAAGATCGCCGACCTGAACAGCAAAAGCAAAGACCCGCGCGGCTCGAAAAGGCGCAGCGGCAACAGCTTTTCGGGAAGAAGATAA